One Vibrio sp. CDRSL-10 TSBA genomic region harbors:
- a CDS encoding patatin-like phospholipase family protein, whose protein sequence is MKNSGTVSELDTQVDISRLSKFIGGKKALVAQGGGQRGIFTAGVFDAFMLSNFDPFDEFYGTSAGALNLSSFLCRQPELGKSFIVDLTTDPRFFHLFSYIRRKQHMDLDWALDRICDFPYRLDMDMGRRVLGQRKAFAAVTSTRTLSDFYFPILGPEWREVLIATCAIPGLYPREVELANQHYIDGGVSASIPVQEAWRREARFIGVIRTESFSEEPDIPLESVQPTEPVKWFRDSVNTIQTQWQTKLLQWKQDWNGFFNQQIEKAKQQKIEQKHLSTLNGGRWLFGADDIYRLSHLIGDKFDSGLADMLMVHYQTYSLTCDFLRHPPDDSFIVQVAPSEPLRSSSLLSNKDDLLHDYELGLEAGYRFVRMYQIAEDVQGERIKQHKSVQPDLDE, encoded by the coding sequence ATGAAAAATAGTGGAACAGTCTCTGAATTGGATACTCAGGTTGATATCAGCCGGTTGTCTAAATTTATTGGCGGAAAAAAAGCGTTGGTTGCACAGGGCGGTGGACAACGCGGTATCTTCACAGCCGGGGTATTTGATGCCTTTATGCTGTCCAATTTTGACCCGTTTGACGAGTTTTACGGAACCTCGGCGGGCGCATTAAATCTCAGCTCGTTTTTGTGTCGTCAGCCTGAGCTGGGCAAATCTTTTATCGTTGATCTGACCACTGACCCTCGTTTTTTCCATCTGTTCAGTTATATCCGCCGTAAGCAACATATGGATCTTGACTGGGCGCTGGACAGAATCTGTGATTTTCCTTATCGGCTGGATATGGATATGGGACGTCGGGTGCTGGGGCAACGTAAGGCGTTTGCCGCGGTGACGTCGACCCGGACGCTGAGCGATTTTTATTTTCCGATTCTCGGCCCGGAATGGCGTGAAGTACTGATTGCAACGTGCGCTATTCCCGGTCTGTATCCTCGTGAAGTGGAACTTGCTAATCAACATTATATTGATGGCGGGGTCTCTGCATCCATACCGGTTCAGGAAGCCTGGCGGCGTGAAGCGCGTTTTATTGGCGTCATTCGCACGGAAAGTTTTTCCGAAGAACCTGACATACCGCTGGAATCGGTGCAGCCGACAGAGCCGGTGAAATGGTTTCGTGATTCGGTCAACACCATCCAGACTCAGTGGCAGACTAAACTGCTGCAATGGAAACAAGACTGGAACGGATTTTTTAACCAGCAGATCGAAAAGGCGAAACAGCAGAAAATTGAGCAGAAGCATCTCAGTACCCTCAATGGCGGGCGCTGGCTATTCGGTGCGGACGACATTTATCGTCTCAGCCATTTGATTGGTGATAAATTTGATTCAGGATTGGCCGATATGCTGATGGTGCACTATCAGACCTATTCACTGACCTGTGACTTTTTGCGCCATCCGCCCGACGATAGTTTTATTGTCCAGGTCGCTCCGAGCGAACCACTGCGTTCCAGTTCATTGCTCAGCAATAAGGATGATCTGCTGCACGATTATGAACTCGGGCTTGAAGCAGGGTATCGTTTTGTTCGCATGTATCAGATTGCTGAAGATGTGCAAGGTGAACGTATCAAGCAGCACAAGTCGGTACAGCCGGATTTGGATGAATAG
- a CDS encoding porin family protein: MRSLQFIVFVFGCWFSAAASADVYLTPAAGYVLGGKVEDNTGESYDINASSALAITLEVPFETGRIGLFYARQSADVDIVQDKATLHYLLFQSRINYPFAPDWSSYLGAGLGASYFDVSWVDNKSGFAASIFTGLDYHMTSSVSLSSQIRWLGTVVDNETSALCSLPEPGRCIVRFKSDWMNQFSANLGLTIRF; the protein is encoded by the coding sequence ATGCGCTCGCTTCAATTTATTGTTTTTGTGTTTGGTTGCTGGTTTTCCGCCGCAGCATCCGCTGACGTTTACCTTACGCCTGCTGCCGGTTATGTACTGGGCGGCAAAGTGGAAGACAATACCGGAGAGTCCTACGACATCAACGCCTCTTCTGCTCTGGCCATCACGTTGGAAGTGCCGTTTGAGACCGGCCGGATAGGCCTATTCTACGCCCGGCAGTCTGCCGATGTCGATATCGTCCAGGATAAGGCGACTCTGCACTACCTGCTGTTTCAGAGCCGGATCAATTATCCGTTTGCTCCCGACTGGAGCAGTTATCTGGGCGCTGGCCTGGGCGCTTCTTATTTTGATGTCAGTTGGGTCGACAACAAATCCGGATTTGCAGCCAGCATTTTCACCGGGCTCGACTATCATATGACTTCATCCGTATCACTCAGCAGTCAGATTCGCTGGCTCGGAACCGTGGTCGATAATGAAACCAGCGCGTTGTGCAGCCTGCCTGAGCCGGGACGCTGCATCGTGCGCTTTAAATCTGACTGGATGAACCAGTTCTCCGCCAATCTGGGACTGACCATACGCTTCTGA